Proteins from a genomic interval of Rosa chinensis cultivar Old Blush chromosome 2, RchiOBHm-V2, whole genome shotgun sequence:
- the LOC121051596 gene encoding LEAF RUST 10 DISEASE-RESISTANCE LOCUS RECEPTOR-LIKE PROTEIN KINASE-like 2.7 isoform X2 — MQYSFLPFFFITYFFSIINLPFSLRADDTVEYANCSQPITCGSVKSNISYPFWGANRAEYCGKSGYEVTCQADAPMITMRNITFRILDMSSTTTPTVKVARQDYWGTICPPTYVPTNLIFSLFNYSSGLLNVSFWYGCNTNVTAVAGNSHFCNSSVTATYLTQTQTRASNASVDPVTTGACQYKVMVPVFESASEALDNNATDIQTAIDGGFELDVLDDDTGLCEICVASGGVCGQDSTSAQFICFCQDSSSTATCSENSSTIPTSSGEYGSCSQSISCGDVKSNIFTLFGKRTALSTVANLGSRLHA; from the exons ATGCAGTACTCCTTTCTCCCTTTCTTTTTTATCACTTACTTTTTTTCAATAATCAACCTTCCATTCAGTCTCCGTGCCGATGATACAGTAGAATATGCCAACTGCAGCCAACCTATTACCTGCGGGAGCGTCAAAAGCAACATCTCTTACCCCTTTTGGGGGGCGAACCGAGCCGAATACTGTGGCAAATCTGGGTACGAGGTCACATGCCAAGCCGATGCCCCAATGATCACCATGAGGAATATCACTTTCAGAATTCTTGACATGAGTAGTACAACAACTCCTACTGTAAAAGTTGCTAGGCAGGATTACTGGGGAACTATCTGTCCCCCGACATATGTTCCCACAAAcctcatcttctctctcttcaattACTCTTCTGGGCTTCTGAACGTGTCTTTTTGGTACGGATGCAATACAAACGTAACAGCAGTCGCTGGTAATTCGCATTTCTGCAACAGTAGCGTCACTGCTACCTATCTCACACAGACACAGACGAGAGCTAGTAATGCCTCAGTTGATCCAGTTACTACGGGCGCCTGTCAATATAAGGTTATGGTTCCGGTATTTGAATCCGCTTCTGAGGCTCTGGACAACAATGCTACAGATATTCAGACTGCCATAGATGGTGGTTTTGAATTGGATGTGCTAGATGATGATACTGGCCTGTGCGAAATTTGCGTGGCATCAGGAGGAGTTTGTGGGCAAGACTCTACTAGTGCTCAATTCATTTGCTTTTGCCAGGATTCATCTTCAACAGCCACATGTTCTGAAAACTCTTCAACAATTCCAACTTCATCAG GAGAATATGGAAGCTGCAGCCAAAGTATTAGCTGTGGGGACGTGAAAAGCAACATCTTTACCCTTTTTGGGAAGCGAACCGCGCTGAGTACCGTGGCAAATCTGGGTTCGAGGTTACATGCCTAG
- the LOC121051596 gene encoding LEAF RUST 10 DISEASE-RESISTANCE LOCUS RECEPTOR-LIKE PROTEIN KINASE-like 2.7 isoform X1: MQYSFLPFFFITYFFSIINLPFSLRADDTVEYANCSQPITCGSVKSNISYPFWGANRAEYCGKSGYEVTCQADAPMITMRNITFRILDMSSTTTPTVKVARQDYWGTICPPTYVPTNLIFSLFNYSSGLLNVSFWYGCNTNVTAVAGNSHFCNSSVTATYLTQTQTRASNASVDPVTTGACQYKVMVPVFESASEALDNNATDIQTAIDGGFELDVLDDDTGLCEICVASGGVCGQDSTSAQFICFCQDSSSTATCSENSSTIPTSSGTGEYGSCSQSISCGDVKSNIFTLFGKRTALSTVANLGSRLHA; this comes from the exons ATGCAGTACTCCTTTCTCCCTTTCTTTTTTATCACTTACTTTTTTTCAATAATCAACCTTCCATTCAGTCTCCGTGCCGATGATACAGTAGAATATGCCAACTGCAGCCAACCTATTACCTGCGGGAGCGTCAAAAGCAACATCTCTTACCCCTTTTGGGGGGCGAACCGAGCCGAATACTGTGGCAAATCTGGGTACGAGGTCACATGCCAAGCCGATGCCCCAATGATCACCATGAGGAATATCACTTTCAGAATTCTTGACATGAGTAGTACAACAACTCCTACTGTAAAAGTTGCTAGGCAGGATTACTGGGGAACTATCTGTCCCCCGACATATGTTCCCACAAAcctcatcttctctctcttcaattACTCTTCTGGGCTTCTGAACGTGTCTTTTTGGTACGGATGCAATACAAACGTAACAGCAGTCGCTGGTAATTCGCATTTCTGCAACAGTAGCGTCACTGCTACCTATCTCACACAGACACAGACGAGAGCTAGTAATGCCTCAGTTGATCCAGTTACTACGGGCGCCTGTCAATATAAGGTTATGGTTCCGGTATTTGAATCCGCTTCTGAGGCTCTGGACAACAATGCTACAGATATTCAGACTGCCATAGATGGTGGTTTTGAATTGGATGTGCTAGATGATGATACTGGCCTGTGCGAAATTTGCGTGGCATCAGGAGGAGTTTGTGGGCAAGACTCTACTAGTGCTCAATTCATTTGCTTTTGCCAGGATTCATCTTCAACAGCCACATGTTCTGAAAACTCTTCAACAATTCCAACTTCATCAGGTACAG GAGAATATGGAAGCTGCAGCCAAAGTATTAGCTGTGGGGACGTGAAAAGCAACATCTTTACCCTTTTTGGGAAGCGAACCGCGCTGAGTACCGTGGCAAATCTGGGTTCGAGGTTACATGCCTAG